The Klebsiella aerogenes KCTC 2190 region TGGAATCAGGATCGCTGCATCTACTTCGTCACTTTCCCTCAAATGCCTATCTCCGTTATCATGTCTTCCTCATGCGATAACGACGACAATAATAAAATCGCACTCTATTAAAAATCAGGGACCTGGATAACACCCTATGAGCACAATCGACAATTTAGACGCCCATACCCCAATGATGCAGCAGTATCTGAAGCTGAAGGCTCAGCATCCGGAGATCCTGCTGTTTTACCGGATGGGCGACTTTTACGAGCTGTTTTATGACGACGCCAAACGCGCCTCGCAGCTGCTCGATATCTCGCTGACCAAACGCGGCGCTTCCGCGGGCGAACCGATTCCCATGGCCGGCATTCCCCACCACGCGGTGGAAAACTATCTCGCAAAGTTGGTAAACCAGGGCGAGTCGGTCGCGATTTGCGAACAGATTGGCGATCCGGCCACCACCAAAGGGCCGGTTGAACGCAAAGTGGTACGCATCGTCACGCCGGGCACCATCAGCGATGAAGCGCTGCTGCAGGAGCGCCAGGACAACCTGCTGGCCGCCATCTGGCAGGACAGCAAGGGCTTCGGCTACGCGACGCTGGATATCAGCTCCGGGCGCTTTCGCCTGAGCGAACCGGCCGACCGCGAGACCATGGCGGCGGAACTACAACGTACCAATCCGGCGGAACTGCTGTATGCGGAAGATTTTGCCGAATCGTCACTGATTGAAGGCCGCCGCGGCCTGCGCCGTCGCCCGCTATGGGAGTTCGAAATCGACACCGCGCGCCAGCAGCTCAACCTGCAGTTCGGCACCCGCGATCTGGTGGGCTTCGGCGTCGAAAACGCCCCGCGCGGGCTATGCGCCGCCGGCTGCCTGTTGCAATACGTCAAAGATACCCAGCGCACCTCGCTGCCGCATATCCGCTCCATCACTATGGAACGCCAGCAGGACAGCATCATTATGGATGCCGCCACCCGTCGCAATCTGGAGATCACTCAGAATCTCGCCGGTGGCGTTGATAACACCCTTGCCTCGGTACTCGACTGCACGGTCACGCCGATGGGCAGCCGCATGCTCAAACGCTGGCTGCATATGCCGGTACGCGATACCGCGGTGCTGGTTGAACGCCAACAAACGATTGGCGCCTTACAGGAACGCTATACCGAGCTGCAGCCGGTACTGCGTCAGGTCGGCGATCTCGAACGTATTCTGGCGCGTCTGGCGCTGCGTACCGCCCGCCCGCGCGATTTAGCCCGTATGCGCCATGCCTTCCAGCAGCTGCCGCTGCTGCGCGAGCTGCTGGCCGACGTTGACTGTCAGCCGGTGCAACAGCTGCGCGAGAAAATGGGCGAGTTCGCCGAACTGCGTGAACTGCTGGAACGCGCGATCATCGACGCGCCGCCTGTGCTGGTGCGTGACGGCGGCGTTATCGCTCCGGGTTATAATGAAGAGCTGGATGAGTGGCGGGCGCTGGCCGATGGCGCGACCGATTATCTCGACAAACTGGAAATCCGCGAACGCGAGCGGCTGGGCCTTGATACCCTGAAGGTCGGCTACAATGCCGTTCACGGTTACTACATCCAGATCAGCCGCGGCCAGAGCCAGCACGCGCCGATCCACTACGTGCGCCGCCAGACGCTGAAAAACGCCGAGCGCTACATTATTCCGGAACTGAAGGAATACGAAGATAAGGTCCTGACTTCAAAAGGCAAGGCGCTGGCGCTGGAAAAACAGCTCTATGACGACCTGTTCGAAAAGCTGCTGCCGCATCTGGCCGACTTACAAACCAGCGCCAGCGCGCTGGCCGAGCTGGACGTACTGGTGAACCTCGCGGAACGCGCTGAGACCCTGAACTACTGCTGCCCGACCTTTATCGATAAACCCGGTATTCGCATTACCGAAGGCCGTCACCCGGTAGTGGAACAG contains the following coding sequences:
- the mutS gene encoding DNA mismatch repair protein MutS, whose product is MSTIDNLDAHTPMMQQYLKLKAQHPEILLFYRMGDFYELFYDDAKRASQLLDISLTKRGASAGEPIPMAGIPHHAVENYLAKLVNQGESVAICEQIGDPATTKGPVERKVVRIVTPGTISDEALLQERQDNLLAAIWQDSKGFGYATLDISSGRFRLSEPADRETMAAELQRTNPAELLYAEDFAESSLIEGRRGLRRRPLWEFEIDTARQQLNLQFGTRDLVGFGVENAPRGLCAAGCLLQYVKDTQRTSLPHIRSITMERQQDSIIMDAATRRNLEITQNLAGGVDNTLASVLDCTVTPMGSRMLKRWLHMPVRDTAVLVERQQTIGALQERYTELQPVLRQVGDLERILARLALRTARPRDLARMRHAFQQLPLLRELLADVDCQPVQQLREKMGEFAELRELLERAIIDAPPVLVRDGGVIAPGYNEELDEWRALADGATDYLDKLEIRERERLGLDTLKVGYNAVHGYYIQISRGQSQHAPIHYVRRQTLKNAERYIIPELKEYEDKVLTSKGKALALEKQLYDDLFEKLLPHLADLQTSASALAELDVLVNLAERAETLNYCCPTFIDKPGIRITEGRHPVVEQVLKEPFIANPLQLAPQRRMLIITGPNMGGKSTYMRQTALIALLAYIGSYVPAQKVEIGPIDRIFTRVGAADDLASGRSTFMVEMTETANILHNATEHSLVLMDEIGRGTSTYDGLSLAWACAENLANKIKALTLFATHYFELTQLPEKMEGVANVHLDALEHGDTIAFMHSVQDGAASKSYGLAVAALAGVPKEVIKRARQKLRELESISPNAAATQVDGTQMSLLSAPEETSPALEALENLDPDSLSPRQALEWIYRLKSLA